CATCCTCGGGCAACAGGTCCCCCACCGTGAAATCCGTACCCAACAGCCGGCTCTGGCGCGCCGCCACCGCGCCCCCCTTGAGGCGCGGGCCGAAGGCCGGCAGATAGAGGCCGGTGTCCCGGCTTCCGTCCGGCCCATGGATGGAGCGCAGGGCCACGCCGCGCACCTCCGGCGGGTCGTCGAACACCAGCAACAGGCGCAGGGTACCGTCCGCCTCGATGCGCGAGAAACGCCGCAGCCGGTAACTGACGCGGTGGCCGGCGGCATCGTCCAGAATCAGGGACTGCTCCTCGTAGACGTGGGGATAATGCTCATGGCGGCGGGCCGACTCCGCCATGATATCCGCCCCCGACCATTGCGGGGAGGCGACAGCGGCGGCGGTGGACAGCAGCAACACCGTGGCGCAAAAAGGGGCCAGGCTCAGGGGACGGGCCATGCCGTTCAGGCACCCG
The Gammaproteobacteria bacterium DNA segment above includes these coding regions:
- a CDS encoding outer membrane lipoprotein-sorting protein — its product is MARPLSLAPFCATVLLLSTAAAVASPQWSGADIMAESARRHEHYPHVYEEQSLILDDAAGHRVSYRLRRFSRIEADGTLRLLLVFDDPPEVRGVALRSIHGPDGSRDTGLYLPAFGPRLKGGAVAARQSRLLGTDFTVGDLLPEDGDAFRYRRLEDRTLGEVPHYVVEAELLEDSAGVSRRRHFLRQDNLFIVRTDYYDRRGRVEKTRTRFDLKAVDGDMWRADMVLMEDHRRDHRSLIKVLRRVFSRDYVPARLFEADWLLTNSHIEDTAAVPAVAPAGDGEG